The Deltaproteobacteria bacterium genome includes a window with the following:
- a CDS encoding ADP-ribosylglycohydrolase family protein — MPKNGIDRYRGCLLGLAVGDALGAPLEFQEPGTFTSLTDMTGGGIFGLEPGQWTDDTSMALCLAESLIECNGFNETDQIARFLRWYREGHLSSTGNCFDIGDTIREALERYERTGDPFAGPTEPDRAGNGSIMRLAPVPLAFADTPCKGIHLSGKSSRTTHGALAAIDTCRLLGQIIISIVNGAGRKELFSGSSYQAPEGWKLDPPLVPEVQAIADGSFQRLTPPKIRGTGYAVKSLEAALWAFYHSTSFQEGARKAVNLGDDADTTGAVYGQIAGAFYGESGIPKEWKETIARKDLILQYADRLYGLAWGE, encoded by the coding sequence ATGCCGAAAAACGGAATTGACCGCTACCGAGGCTGTCTTCTGGGGCTGGCCGTCGGAGACGCCTTGGGCGCGCCCCTGGAGTTTCAGGAGCCGGGAACTTTCACATCCCTTACGGACATGACGGGCGGCGGGATTTTCGGTCTCGAACCCGGACAGTGGACCGACGACACATCCATGGCCCTTTGCCTGGCGGAAAGCCTTATCGAGTGCAACGGCTTTAACGAGACCGACCAGATCGCCCGGTTCCTTCGATGGTATCGTGAGGGTCACCTGAGCAGCACCGGGAACTGTTTCGATATCGGGGATACCATCCGGGAGGCCCTCGAGAGGTATGAACGAACCGGCGATCCCTTCGCGGGTCCTACGGAACCGGATCGAGCCGGCAACGGTTCCATCATGCGCCTGGCGCCGGTGCCGCTGGCCTTCGCGGACACCCCATGCAAGGGAATCCATCTTTCGGGAAAAAGTTCGAGGACGACCCACGGAGCCCTCGCGGCGATCGATACCTGCCGTCTCCTCGGCCAGATCATTATCAGCATAGTTAACGGGGCGGGGCGAAAGGAACTTTTTTCCGGCAGCTCTTACCAGGCCCCGGAGGGATGGAAACTGGATCCGCCCCTTGTCCCGGAGGTCCAGGCAATAGCCGACGGTTCCTTCCAACGGCTCACACCGCCGAAAATCAGGGGAACGGGATACGCCGTCAAGTCCCTGGAGGCGGCGCTCTGGGCCTTTTACCACAGCACATCCTTCCAGGAGGGGGCGCGAAAGGCCGTCAACCTGGGCGACGACGCCGACACAACCGGAGCGGTGTACGGCCAGATTGCCGGGGCCTTTTACGGGGAGTCGGGCATCCCGAAAGAGTGGAAGGAAACCATCGCCCGCAAAGACCTGATTCTGCAGTATGCCGACAGGCTTTACGGCCTGGCCTGGGGGGAATAA